One genomic window of Candidatus Woesearchaeota archaeon includes the following:
- a CDS encoding helix-turn-helix domain-containing protein produces MDTFALENIDLNEKEITIYLVLLKVGKLSGGKIAERISTHRRTVYDALSSLVEKGLVTYVIYNKIKYFSAVDPKRIVDIVDERSSAVKRMLPKLEALQKKSIEDAKVEIYQGIKSIKHIFEEILTYKSYSVLGSGKPLRELLGPFFLLFQKEKKIKKISSKIIISEMYSTDDVSTKSFGEIRFIKDYDPPTTTYIYGSKVAIIISEPPLAILIDNNHVNSSFKLYFDKIWDNIV; encoded by the coding sequence ATGGATACTTTTGCTTTAGAAAACATTGATTTAAATGAAAAAGAAATAACAATATATTTAGTATTATTAAAAGTAGGTAAACTTTCTGGCGGCAAGATTGCAGAAAGAATCAGCACTCATAGAAGAACTGTTTATGATGCATTATCTTCTTTGGTTGAGAAAGGTTTAGTAACCTATGTTATCTATAATAAAATAAAGTATTTTAGTGCTGTCGATCCAAAGAGGATAGTTGATATTGTCGATGAACGAAGTTCTGCTGTGAAAAGAATGCTGCCTAAATTGGAAGCATTGCAAAAAAAATCTATTGAAGATGCTAAGGTTGAAATCTATCAAGGTATTAAAAGCATCAAACATATCTTTGAAGAAATTCTAACTTACAAATCGTATTCTGTTCTGGGTTCTGGGAAACCTTTAAGGGAGCTACTTGGACCATTTTTCCTATTATTTCAGAAAGAGAAGAAGATAAAAAAAATATCTTCAAAAATCATTATTTCTGAAATGTATTCAACAGACGATGTTAGCACTAAATCTTTTGGAGAAATAAGATTTATTAAAGATTATGACCCTCCTACAACAACATATATTTATGGTTCTAAAGTTGCAATTATTATTTCAGAACCTCCTTTGGCGATATTAATTGATAACAATCACGTTAATAGTTCATTTAAACTTTATTTTGACAAGATATGGGACAATATCGTTTGA
- a CDS encoding Fic family protein, giving the protein MFIEKRKLKNNTKYYLVHSFRDENNKVTKLRKFLGSNLTEEELKLKEKKAKEIIHQQIELMKTNIFEFSLSDKEISSLNKYSEKIKITHFDEKDWNQFTEEFVYNTNAIEGSTVLQEEISKILQKKQDLNAEEIETKGVAKAIKFIRITKQDLSLNLILKLHELCFKGSKEFAGKFRTVEVIIRGRNGEIIHAGTPVKELQKELNEFIKWYKKNKTKFEPLTLASIIHNQFEDMHPFQDGNGRVGRLLLNFILIKNNYPPINILLEDRAQYYKSLYEYQHNDKLRPTLQFLIKQYKKQLKKIK; this is encoded by the coding sequence ATGTTCATTGAAAAAAGAAAACTAAAAAACAACACAAAATATTATTTAGTCCATTCTTTTAGAGATGAAAATAACAAAGTCACTAAATTAAGAAAATTTCTTGGAAGTAATTTAACAGAAGAAGAATTAAAATTAAAAGAAAAAAAAGCTAAAGAAATAATCCACCAACAAATTGAATTGATGAAAACAAATATTTTTGAATTTTCATTATCAGATAAAGAAATTAGTTCATTAAATAAATATTCTGAAAAAATAAAAATAACTCATTTTGATGAAAAAGACTGGAATCAATTTACAGAAGAATTCGTATATAATACAAATGCAATAGAAGGATCAACAGTATTACAAGAAGAAATCTCTAAAATATTACAAAAAAAACAAGATCTAAATGCTGAGGAAATAGAAACGAAAGGAGTAGCAAAAGCAATTAAATTTATTAGAATTACAAAACAAGATTTATCACTAAATCTAATCTTAAAATTACATGAATTATGTTTTAAAGGTTCAAAAGAATTTGCAGGGAAATTTAGAACAGTAGAAGTTATTATACGAGGAAGAAATGGAGAGATAATCCACGCAGGAACTCCTGTAAAAGAACTACAAAAAGAATTAAATGAGTTTATTAAATGGTATAAAAAAAATAAAACTAAATTTGAACCATTAACACTTGCCTCAATCATTCACAATCAATTTGAAGATATGCACCCATTTCAAGATGGGAATGGAAGAGTAGGAAGACTATTATTAAATTTTATTTTAATAAAAAATAATTATCCACCAATAAACATACTCTTAGAAGATAGAGCACAATACTACAAAAGTCTTTACGAATATCAACATAATGATAAATTAAGACCAACATTACAATTTCTAATAAAACAGTACAAGAAACAACTAAAAAAGATAAAGTGA
- a CDS encoding Fic family protein encodes MRILKRKNSYYLQHSFRKNGKTITKEKYVGLKVPENIDAVKKKFLAECRKEAFYDVFEIIKDKFNQEWNRFPPSIKEKMIQELSINFTYNTNAIEGSTISEEETRDIVAHGISPSKPLRDVKETEKHAVLFKNIFQKKQKITKKTLIDWHNKLFSETKPDIAGKFRDYLVRVGSYKAPDWQDINKLLDEFIKFQNAKNNIHAVEFASRIHYRFEKIHPFGDGNGRIGRLIMNAMLWKRGYPVLIIEYKKRKSYYKALQKDEEYFVQYFIRRYLAVHKKYLNKK; translated from the coding sequence ATGAGAATACTAAAGCGCAAAAATTCCTATTATTTACAACATTCATTTAGAAAAAATGGAAAAACCATAACTAAAGAAAAGTACGTAGGACTTAAAGTTCCTGAAAATATAGATGCTGTTAAAAAAAAATTCTTAGCTGAATGCAGAAAAGAAGCATTTTATGATGTTTTTGAAATAATAAAGGATAAATTTAATCAAGAATGGAACCGTTTTCCTCCCTCCATAAAAGAGAAGATGATTCAAGAATTATCAATAAACTTTACATACAATACCAACGCCATAGAAGGCTCGACAATCAGCGAGGAAGAAACAAGAGATATAGTCGCTCACGGAATTTCGCCTTCAAAACCACTCAGAGACGTTAAAGAAACGGAAAAACACGCAGTACTTTTCAAAAATATTTTTCAAAAAAAACAAAAAATTACAAAGAAAACCTTAATTGATTGGCACAACAAACTTTTTTCTGAAACAAAACCTGACATCGCAGGCAAATTCAGAGACTATCTTGTAAGAGTGGGAAGCTACAAAGCACCTGATTGGCAAGATATAAACAAACTACTTGATGAATTCATAAAGTTTCAAAACGCCAAAAATAATATTCACGCAGTAGAATTTGCATCAAGAATACACTACCGATTTGAAAAAATTCATCCATTTGGAGATGGAAACGGTAGAATAGGCAGACTCATCATGAACGCGATGTTATGGAAAAGAGGCTATCCTGTGCTGATAATAGAATATAAAAAAAGAAAATCTTACTACAAAGCACTACAAAAAGACGAAGAATATTTTGTTCAATATTTTATAAGAAGATATTTAGCAGTTCATAAAAAATACTTGAATAAAAAATGA
- the aceA gene encoding isocitrate lyase — protein MISENGNSKIVRPYTKKDVSQLQNSIKIEHTMANQGSKKLHSQLKSEGYVSALGALTGNQAIQQVEAGLRAIYVSGWQVAADGNTSGTMYPDLGLYPSNSMPATIRAINNALLRKDQIEPQKADWLVPVVADGEAGFGGVLNTYELTKNMIEAGVAGIHLEDQLPSARKCGHLGGKVLITPQEFIDKLVAARLASDVLDVPTVIIARTDAYGAEFITYDVDPDDKKFLSGEQTYEGFYKVKGGIDLAIKRALKYAPYADALWFETPTPNLHDAKLFSENIHKKYPNKALFYNCSPSFNWTNTINVENFQDELGKMGYKFQFVTLAGFHSLNSSMFNLSKEYKERGMAAYSELQHNEINLEDKGYSALKHQSFVGTKYYDNLLRIIMQNKSSTNSLDKSTEINQF, from the coding sequence ATGATATCTGAGAATGGCAACTCAAAAATTGTAAGACCTTATACAAAAAAAGATGTATCTCAATTACAAAATTCCATTAAGATAGAACATACTATGGCGAATCAGGGTTCAAAAAAATTACATTCGCAATTAAAATCTGAAGGATATGTCAGTGCGCTAGGTGCCCTAACCGGTAATCAGGCAATTCAACAAGTAGAAGCAGGTCTTAGAGCAATTTATGTTAGTGGGTGGCAAGTTGCTGCTGATGGAAATACTTCTGGGACTATGTATCCTGACTTGGGATTATATCCCTCAAACAGCATGCCTGCTACCATTAGGGCAATAAATAACGCTCTACTTAGGAAAGATCAAATTGAACCACAAAAAGCAGATTGGTTAGTGCCTGTTGTCGCAGATGGAGAAGCTGGGTTTGGAGGAGTACTAAATACATATGAGCTTACAAAAAATATGATTGAAGCTGGCGTAGCAGGAATTCATTTAGAAGACCAACTTCCTTCTGCAAGAAAATGTGGCCATCTAGGAGGTAAAGTCCTTATTACACCACAAGAGTTTATAGACAAGCTAGTTGCTGCAAGATTGGCATCGGACGTATTGGATGTTCCAACGGTTATAATTGCTAGAACGGATGCCTATGGAGCCGAATTCATTACTTATGATGTAGATCCAGATGACAAAAAATTTTTGTCAGGTGAACAAACCTATGAGGGATTTTACAAAGTAAAAGGAGGCATCGATCTTGCAATTAAAAGAGCATTAAAATATGCTCCTTACGCAGATGCCTTGTGGTTTGAAACACCAACTCCCAATTTACATGATGCAAAATTATTTTCAGAAAACATACACAAAAAATATCCTAATAAAGCCCTATTTTATAATTGTTCGCCCTCTTTTAATTGGACAAATACAATTAACGTAGAGAACTTCCAAGATGAACTTGGAAAAATGGGGTATAAATTTCAATTTGTAACACTTGCAGGTTTTCATTCATTAAATAGTTCTATGTTCAATCTTTCCAAAGAATACAAAGAGAGAGGTATGGCTGCATATTCAGAATTACAACATAATGAAATTAATTTAGAAGATAAAGGATATTCAGCATTAAAACATCAATCCTTTGTAGGAACAAAATATTATGACAATTTATTAAGAATAATAATGCAAAATAAGTCTTCAACAAATTCTTTGGATAAATCAACAGAGATAAATCAATTTTAA
- a CDS encoding permease has protein sequence MLQEIINYIFFTLLNLNPESRIVETLHFFVYDSIKILVLLFVMIAIIGFLRRYISQETIKKRLSKQKYGLGNISAALLGAITPFCSCSSIPLFLSFLRAGVPLGITMSFLITSPIVNEYLAIIMLATFGWKITLAYILIGIIIGVVSGIIIGKMNLEKHLVEDIQKSSKLKEEKFTNIKQRIKYGLKEAKDITKKLWYWILIGVGIGAIIHNYVPTEVIQTLINSTGIFSVPLAVILGVPMYGNSAGIVPIALALFEKGIPLGTALAFMMAITALSFPEAIILRRAMKLKLILTFFAIVTIAIIISGYLINALQRIRI, from the coding sequence ATGCTGCAAGAAATAATAAATTACATATTTTTTACACTTCTTAATTTAAATCCAGAGTCAAGAATAGTTGAAACACTACACTTTTTTGTTTATGATTCAATAAAAATACTGGTTCTACTATTCGTGATGATTGCAATAATAGGATTTCTCAGAAGATACATATCTCAAGAAACTATAAAAAAAAGATTAAGCAAACAAAAATATGGACTGGGAAACATAAGTGCAGCGCTCCTAGGAGCAATAACGCCTTTTTGCTCATGCTCATCAATACCTTTGTTTTTGAGCTTTCTAAGAGCAGGAGTCCCTCTAGGAATAACAATGTCCTTTCTCATAACATCGCCAATAGTGAATGAATATCTAGCAATAATTATGTTAGCTACATTCGGATGGAAAATAACACTGGCATACATACTCATAGGAATAATAATAGGAGTTGTTTCTGGAATAATAATAGGCAAAATGAATTTAGAAAAACACTTAGTAGAAGACATTCAAAAATCAAGCAAACTAAAAGAAGAAAAATTCACAAATATCAAACAAAGAATCAAATATGGACTGAAAGAAGCCAAAGACATAACTAAAAAACTCTGGTACTGGATACTTATAGGTGTAGGAATAGGAGCAATAATACACAACTACGTACCAACAGAAGTCATACAAACACTAATCAACTCAACAGGAATATTCTCAGTACCACTCGCAGTAATACTAGGAGTGCCAATGTACGGAAACAGCGCAGGAATAGTGCCTATTGCTCTCGCACTTTTCGAAAAAGGAATACCTCTAGGAACAGCACTAGCATTCATGATGGCAATAACAGCACTAAGCTTCCCAGAAGCAATAATCCTAAGACGAGCAATGAAACTCAAACTCATACTAACATTCTTTGCAATAGTAACAATCGCAATAATAATATCAGGATACCTCATAAATGCACTACAAAGAATACGGATATAG
- a CDS encoding metalloregulator ArsR/SmtB family transcription factor produces MFKELSKYYKALSEPTRLQILYYLLNNDKCTCICELQEFIKKDQSVLSRHMKILEQAKLIKTKKQGKYLICCLTNKNKTKKILEENKNQ; encoded by the coding sequence ATGTTTAAAGAACTATCGAAGTATTACAAAGCATTATCAGAGCCAACAAGACTTCAAATACTATATTACTTGCTTAACAACGATAAATGCACTTGTATCTGTGAACTTCAAGAATTCATAAAAAAAGATCAATCAGTACTTTCAAGACACATGAAAATACTGGAACAAGCAAAGCTCATAAAAACAAAAAAGCAAGGAAAATATCTCATATGCTGCTTAACAAACAAAAATAAAACCAAAAAAATACTAGAGGAAAATAAAAATCAGTGA
- a CDS encoding GNAT family N-acetyltransferase has product MEIHEVTSVDDCRKLVPLFIKVFSEPPYEEAWSEEKAEKRIVETWLRGTGFNFFAKEDDVIIGMILCVTQSWEDGDHLIIEDCVVDSSLRGKGIGKELVFYLESVAISKGIVSIEGLVNKDAPAVHFWNKLGYPANGYFQIRKIL; this is encoded by the coding sequence ATGGAAATTCACGAAGTTACGTCTGTTGATGATTGTAGGAAGTTAGTTCCTTTATTCATTAAGGTCTTTTCTGAACCTCCTTATGAGGAAGCATGGTCTGAAGAAAAGGCTGAGAAGAGAATTGTTGAAACTTGGTTGCGAGGAACAGGGTTTAATTTTTTTGCAAAAGAAGACGATGTTATAATTGGCATGATTCTTTGTGTTACACAATCTTGGGAAGATGGCGATCATTTAATTATTGAGGATTGTGTTGTTGATTCTTCTTTGAGAGGGAAAGGTATTGGAAAAGAATTAGTTTTTTATTTAGAGTCCGTAGCCATATCAAAAGGTATTGTTAGTATTGAGGGTTTAGTTAATAAAGATGCTCCTGCAGTTCATTTTTGGAATAAACTAGGTTATCCTGCGAATGGTTATTTTCAAATAAGAAAAATTCTTTGA